In Nicotiana tabacum cultivar K326 chromosome 10, ASM71507v2, whole genome shotgun sequence, the DNA window cattctaatagccgggcctgaagttcagctctagagctgaagtttttgttttgtaactggcgaacttcagctctagacctgaagtttttgtgttgtaactgagaaacttcagctctagagttgaagctTTTGTCTTTGTAACTGGGGAATTCCAATATCAAGATGTTCTAGTTTTTGATAACTCACTCAACTTTAGTTTGCCGCTATTAGATTTTATGTAATCGGATCCATCGTTCAGTTCCATCTACTGTGTACTCTGttaactttcatgttttaaatATATCAAAAGCTACGTTtcatagccaaaaaaaaaaaaactcaaaagagaaaagaaaaagaagaacaaactCAATGTGCATCGGAAAGAATGAATTTGAAACTTACTGTTAAAGGCTGGGTTCCTTGTGCAGAAACATTCACGGTATCAAGTAAATTTCCAGCAATGGATGACGGAGTTGTGTTTTCAGACAATGAGGAAACTGGTTTTTAATGTTATAATAATCCAAATGAAGTCCTCAGTATATTTGCTTTAGCTTCATTAATCAAAGAGAGCAATGTTGAAGTCATCGttatagaagaagaaaaaagaaaatgaaggaggagaagggggaggagaaagggaaataaagttatttaaaaagtagatacaagttaaaagttttaaaaaaaatcggtataggttaaatgagggcgaccaaatagggcgccccgtcaATTTTTACTATTACTTTTTGGTCTTGAATTTGGGCCCGAGCTCAGCACGGGCTTACCGCGACTAGTAATAGAATAAAAGCACATCATAGTTACTGTATATTTCTTTTATACATCGTATTTCCACCACAATATGGCTGCAAGAAGTTACCTAGACTCCATGTCAGATAACAGGACATTCAGCCTATGACTCTGAGCCAATAACAATGAAAAAGAAACGGGAAAAAAAGCCTCTCTGACCTCCTATGGCagtggtaaggtctgcgtacacaccagcctccccaaaccccacttgtgagaaCTCACTGCGTTTTTGTTGTCGCtgtaaaagggaaagaaaaaaagacGAAAAAGAGATGTTTTTCATTATCTTTAATCGGAACTGCTATATGAAAATCATCCTGAATTGATAAGTTCAGCTAAAGAGAATGAGACTGGGCCAAAGCCACTGAAAACCTGGGATATCTCACATGAGCCAAACTAAATATACAACAGTTGCAAAACAAAGTAATAATACAGTTCTCCCATAGTATTGCAACATAATGGTATAGCTCAGGCTCCCAACAGTTGCTGACATTAGCGAGTCAAGTTAGCAGCACTTGATCTTGTATTCCAGCTGATAATGCTGAAAGCAGACCTGCTTCATCATTCAACTTCATCAATGGTCTCAATCTGGAAGTTTGATCTATTCCAAGAAATTTTCACTGCACAATGTtgtataaattaaagaaaataggaGTATCTAATGTGTGTCCTGTACATTGTGCCAGTTAATTTGTTAGAAGAAAGATATGTTCTTTGACAACTAAGTTATGCTGGACTCTCTGGATGTGGAACTTAGACATCGTCAACCCCAAAGGCTAGCTCCTGAGAGGAAGATTTCCTGAGACCGTATAAGAAGACGACAATCCATACCCCCATCAACCAATCTGGGACTTGACACTCCCTCACACGCCCAATACTGGACAACTGGAGCGTGGATTACGAGGGCCAAACATTGagcaacacaacaacagtgacCAATGAATCTGATTCTGATACCATGTGAAGATATGGCCTTTGAGCCTAATTTAACCCCCAAAACCTAGCTCGGATGATTGCACAAGACCATGTAAGGAGTTCACAACACATACCCCCTCAACAGATGTGCGACTTGACACTGGAGAAGCCATGGAGAAAACTGGAAACACTTCAACCATGGAAATTCCTCCACCAGTTAATGCAATAGGCTTGGCAGAGCAAAACCCCGGACAGTAATATAACAATGTGCCTAAATAAATATCAAGATACCCCCGTCAAAGTATAAAAGAAGATCCTCTGCCCTCGAAATGCGATTTTTGCAATTAATGGTCCTGAAGGAGAAGAGACTGGCATGTGCAGCTTTTATGTAGATGACATGGAGGAGAATCGAAATTCTCCACTTCTAAAACCATCACTGCAAAAGGCTCATCGAGCAACAGATTAGCTGATTCTCTGAAATAAGCCTTTTCTGGAATCTTGAGCCAGTATGCCCCTGATGAAGCAAAGAGATCAGCAAAGAAATGCTCCACTCAGTTCTAGTGAATTCCATTTGCAAGAGCCTTGGTAAATAGAGAAGGACCACTAGAAATAATGAAATGTGACCATCAGCAGATTTTGGCTATCAGTTTGTGAAAATATTGACAAGCTTGTCTTAAGAATTTCATGTAAATATGTGTTGACTGCAGCAGGATAGTCGGGAACACTGATGCTAGTGGTTTCTCTGGTCTGTCAGTGGAAATTCAACTAAGATAATGAATGAGGATCTCTCCGCCTCCCGGAGATACTGGACGGTTCCATTCATGATTTTAACAAGTTTCTGGCTGATGTATAGGCCAAGACCTTCCCTTGATATACTCTGACTGTAGTAGAACATCTGTTGAATTAGCTCTTCAGGTACGTCTGGGGCTGGATGAGTGATTCTGCAATATAGTTAGATTTACGTAAAATGGAATCAGATCAATCTATCAAACTATAAAGGAAACCTTATATGAAGAATTAGGAAAGAGGGATGAGATACTTTATCATTTGGAGTGAGATTTTAACAAGGTATAAAACAAAAACATTACAAGTTCAAGTAGTTAAGAATCTAGCGTgcccaaaataaaaataataatattttgtaCCCTCTGTAAGAACATATGACCACCTCCTATGACGAAAAGTTTGTAATGTATCTAAATTCTTTTAGTGCACCGTGGAAGCTGTGGGTTTAAATGATTGTATTTTGTCCCCTCATTTTTGGTTTTATGCGCAATGTTGAAATTTTGTTTGTCTACTTGTatacttctttcttattttcacaAAGTGATCAATTTTCCCCTTCAAATAGTTAGGATGGTCATACGGACGCGAAAGTACAATAATTTGGAAGAATATAGATAATAAATTGCAGCTCTATGAAATTTGGATAAATCGagagattttatattttttttctttcttctttcttttatggaGGGTACTCTAAACTTGTcccttctccctttttttttggccgagggtctattgaaaacagcCTATCTATCTCCACAAGGTAaaggtaaggtatgcgtacatactaccctccccacacCCCACTatatgggattatactgggtatattgttgttatttttatgacCGAGAAATCCGTTGGCAGCCGACCCTTTGGGCCAACCCGCAGCCTTCACAACTCGAGGACACTTAAATACCTGAGTTAGTTCACTTGGCACATCAAACCTGCAACCTAAGACACAAGTCAAGAGGAAAATGTTGGATAGTATGATAATGTACGTAATATATTCCATTTTACTAAAAGGAGATGAAAGTATCATTCCAGATAGTTTCAAGATTCAAAATCAATGGGCAATCAGTTAAAACTGCTATAAAGCATAATCGAGAACTCGATATCTGCTACTTCTAGGTAAATACTGACCGATCAGCGAAAAGAAATTAGAGCAGATTGCCCCTACTTAATATGCTCATTAATTTGACACCATATTACGTTAAGAGAGTCAAAAGATTGACGTGCAATACGGCATTTTAATGCTGTTTCACTAGGCCAAAAGGCATTATTTAGCCTTTTTATGCATCGGTCACCTCCAATTCaagagagaggaaaaaaaagagcTCCAATTCAAGAGAGAGGAAAAAAAGAGTGGAACTTGCCCCACTTTGTCACAACAAAACTTAAAGTCGaattattataatttactttGTTTAAACAATTTAAGCAGCACGAATAATGCTTTCCCATAAAACAGCAAAAGATGCATAGTAAGAATCATGGAGTACAACCACCACCCTGACAACCAAGCCAGGATTACATTAATATAATTAGAAGTAATTACTTCCTTACAATCTAAAACAGGCATGCAAACTTCATTTTATTAAATGACTTGCATGCAAGATAATCAATAAATCCAAATCTGAGAGATAAGAACTGATTACCGGAATTCAAGATGCATGACGTGCATCTTGGTCCCTATACGTTCCTTTCTTGGAATTACTCTGAGCACCACAGAGGAACCTTCAAAAGGAACAGTAAAAAGGATAGCTGTGGTCAAAAAGTCAGAAAGGACTTGTTGAAGCCTCAAACTGTCACCAATCAGGTACAAGTGTGATAGTTCGACAGGTGAATCGCATGTGACCTGAACCTTGCGCTCCTGACTTAGAATCATAACTTGATTGATGACCACTGTAACAACTTCGCCAAGATTGAACTCAGAAGAGTTCATTTCCATATAGCTGAAAAAAATATTGCAATGATCAGGACTGGTCCAAAAATATATACAGATAACAAATATCGGATACCTCTCCAAGACCAGATCTAACACAtctaatatatgctaaatgattcaaTAGATGCAAATTAGTGTGACATTAAGATGCCATAGTGCAACAAACTCAAACATTATCATGAACTGCACTGTCTATTAATCATGGATTCCAATGTGTATTATCATATATGGTTTATTAACAGCTACTTCAGATTACTTTCCTGATTAACAGTAcaaattttcacattttaaggtAGCAATCATCCATCAAATTAACGTCATGGATCCCTCACATTGTATATTCCAGCCTCAACTCTATAACTTCTTGCTAACCCATGAGCTTACTCCCCCTGCCACTTCTTCCTTTGCTAAGTGATGGTAAATCAAGTTATTTAATTGATGCATCACCATATATGTTTCcttaaaaagagagaaaatgtaTCTCTTAAGACGACACCAAATTTTCAATTCACAGTTTTGTACACTGTAATTCTCTGTTTGGAAACTAAAGAGCAGATCAGTTTCATTTTTGGACTACTATTTCCATCCTAGTTTCCCTTCTTGTACTTTTCTCTTCTCTTCCCTATAGGTTAAGAGCCTTCAGCCTAATAGTGACCACATAGCAAAAATTGTGGAtcatttgcttttaaaattatcTAAGGGAACTAAGCACTCGTTTCTTCATTCGTTTCAATCCATCTCTGCCCTTCACCatagagatacataaactaacaTCAAGAAGAGAGAAATACATCAAAGACTTCTGAAAAGCAAAGATCTGAAGAACTGACCGATCAGCTTTCTTAGCAAACTCACTTatcaaaagataaaaaaaacttccttaacaatctcctgaatgtcaTGCGCACGATTTGTGAAAAACAAGCAGTCAAGAATATCCCTTTGCAAGTCATGGAAACTACTGCTATGATCCTGATACGCAGAAATACTAGTGCAATGGCCTGAGCATAAAGCAGATATTTCTTCTTTAAATAAATAGTACAACGACAAAATGGAGGTCAAATTATCATACCATTCCTCAATGCTATCAATATCGGTGTCATCAATGATCTTGGCTAGTTGTTCTTGACACATTGTGCTTGTCTTCAGCAAATGACTTTGATCATTGCTTAAATCAGAAGATTTCATCAGATTCTGAATGCACTTTATCCCATTTAAAGGGTTTTTTAGTTCAAGACGAACATAAGCCAACTTATTTAGACTACTTTCAGCAGCTTGTTCTGACATCTTCTGCACATGCAGTGCATATTGAAGTTCTGGACTAGGAATATGCAGGAAGCACAAGACCCCAGTTACCCTACCATCGGCATCAATCCTTTTATTTGCAGATATTAAGGCTTCAATATACTTACCCTGTTTATCAAATAACCCCAAAAACAATTTCTCACCTTCCCCGCCAGCAATTACCCTATTAAATAATATCCTGAGCTTGATTAGTGTGTCTCCATCTTTCACCCTGCAACCGAAGTTATTGACTGTGAAAACCTCACCAAGAAGCATTTGATCAATGACCTCCTCCCTCTTCAACCCAGTCAATTTGTGCATAGCCTCGTTCCATTCCATGCATCTTCCATGTTCATCCATCACAAAAATTGGAGGAATTAGAGGAGATGGGTTGCGGACAATTCCAACATAATCACCTTCAATGTGGCTATATTTGTCCTCAATCAGTTTTAACCCAGTAACATCTTGCCCGATAAAGCAAACTCCAACAATATTTTGTTTTATGTCTCGACTACAGCAGGCATTAGCCACTAACGTAATTGGTCCGACATTTTCTTGGCGACCAAATGTCCTAAGTTTGATTTCTACATTTTTCTCCTCCTTGCCTGCAAGTCAAATATCAAAGTAGATCATTTTCCAGGAAAAAGCACCAAAGAACAAAATAAGCACCTAAGTTATTGCATGGAAGTCAAGTGGCGACCCAGAGAAATAAGACAGGAAGGGAGGTTGGAAATGCTAATATGTCTAATATCCAGCGTTGAGGAAGAAGTAAAGAACAAGTTTCAGACAACATATCCAGCCAAAAGAGCGACAGACCAAACAATGCCCGACTGTGATGTCCAAAACAGTTCATCTAATTTAGACTTCAGTTTCTGAcacttctttttgttcttcttaGAGCTTCATTTCAGAGGTCTATATACATGAGGAAACAAACTCAAAATGGGACCAAATATGCTACGGCTTGATAAATAAACAATTTGACATAGCCAATGCAGCTTGTGCTAAAGTTAtaataaagaaaacaacacaACTATTATGCCTCAAACAAGTTCGGGTCGGCGATATGAATCCCCATTCCTTTCTTTAATCTCAACTTATATACACCATTCCTATAATTTAAGAAAggaacaacaacagcagcaacaacccagtaaaaatcccacaagtggagtctggggagggcaGAGTGtaggcagaccttacccctgccccgGAGGGGTAGAGAgagctgtttccgaaagaccctcggcccaagaagaaaggaataataaataaaaaggcATGATTCAATTCAATCTATGCATTGCAAATATTCAACTAACAGAGTAAAACCAAAGGATAATCAGAGTATCACCTTGCAAAGCCAGGGAGAGAACACCTTCAATTGTGCTTGCTCCATCTTCAATAACCAAATTGACCAATGGTACGCCTATTGCTTTCTCTATAAGCAATCCAGTTAACTCAGAAATTTTCGAGTTCCATCCATTAATACGGCCTGAAGCATCAACTGCCAAAATGGGTATTGATGCTGTCTCAATAAGACGAACCATTTCGTTTGTGACAATACGAAGTTCATCCACTCTCTCTATACTGGTATCTGCAGCAGGGACATTCACAATCATTTTAGAACAATCAGCAACCTCATCTTGCAAAGATCCTCGCAATATCAGCTGCAAGGAATGGATTGCATCCATTTCCACATCCTCCCAAGGTACGCTCCGCCGCTTAACAACCTCCAAAAAGGCTTTAAATGATGACCTTGGGTGCATCTTTCTTCCGTCATCCTTGTCTCCGGGATCATGTTTTTCACCACCCCACTTGATCTCTTTAGCTGTGTGGGAGCGGAACCAGAagagaaaatcttttgaagttaTTTTTACAACAGCCATTCCACACACCGCATCGCCGAGCACAGCAGCACATGGGTAGCCAGCTTCCATGAGGCTATCAGTGCTTAAACCTGTACTACTACCGTGAGATTCATTAAGCCATTCAGCTATATCTCTAATTTGGGACTCCGTTGGCGTAACACCAAGCAACCAAAGTTTGTTCCTATAGTAAAGTGCAGCCCCGTCACACCTTACAAGGTCCATAACATTAGGAGACTGGTTAACGATTCCCAAGGGGGCATCTCTTAGAAGCATGTCACAAAGAACAGTCTGAGTTCGCAGTATATGCTTTTCCCTAAGTTGAGCTGCCACTTCCACTTCCTTATTGATCTGAACACTGAAAACTTGAACCAAGAACTCACATGCGTACCTCAACGGAAAAGGAAGAAATCTAGGGCAAGTGTGATGGCAAACGACCAAAccccacaattttcttcccatttGCTGGTCACTATCCAACTCGTCATCTTCCTCACTAATCAACACCGACATGACCATAGATGCAATAGAACCCATATTGGCCATGTATTGTGCATGACAGCCGTGGGGAGCTCTTAATGCGGATCCACCAAGGCTCAGTGGCTGAGCCAGTCTCGGGTCCTGAATCACCCTAATTGGTGGAGCTAAGCAATCGCATATCATCCGAACCTTATTCTTCATGAAGAGAAATCTCGAAGCTTGTGGTATATCGGTAGCAGGGTAATGCAAGCCAAGATAAGGTTCTAGTTCACGCTTACGACATTCTGCAATAACTTCCCCATGTTCATCCTCGTGGAATTTATAAACCATAACACGATCATAGCCCGTCAAATGACTCACTTCTCTAACTAATACATCACATAGCAATGATATATCCCCACTTGGCAGAGATTGTAATTTTGCAATAGCTTTAGCAGCTAGCTTATAAGATTTTAATGCTCCAGCTGCAGTTACAGGGACATCATCTGGATTCACAGCCTCCAAATCTATTACTAACCCAACATCAATGCGGTGTAAAATCGCATAGAAAGGCTTACCCGAGTTTCTACAATGAACCAAAATAGGATTAAGCAAACTAAGTTCTCCAAAGCTAGCTGCTTTTTCAAGCGCGGAAGCACCTGAAGATCGAAAAAGTGTCCTGACATCAGTTCCAAAGGTCAAAGCCTCTAGCATTTCGATGCTCGGAACAGCATGAGGTATCAAGTCCAACATTTCTGGTGCGTTTTCGCTATAAGCAATGACAGTAAAGTTCTGCTCATCAATAGTAATCATACAGCCAAATGGCTGAATTAGACTTCCCCTTTGCATTTTCTGAAGATAAGCAGATACAGTTGAAGATGGAACATTGCTAGTGGAATTTGACAAGTTAACTGAATTAGAGTAATCAAATTGTTGTTCAGACTCTTCAAACTCCATGTGGAGTTTTGCATCAATTGGGGTTTGAGCAACAACACGAGCACCATGCCTAGACCTAGCTGAACTGCTCCTAGAGCAATTAGTCTTGCTTGTTGTAGATTTAGAAGACATTTCTAATCCTTTCTTTGCTTCAGTAACAAGAAAACATCAATATTGAAAGATGGAATTCCTCAATTCTCCAATGTTAGTACTTAGTACCCTAATCAAATAATATATGCAGAAAAGCCTAGAAGAATCAAGATTCTTGAAATGAAACAACCAAAATTGAAATAAGAGGAAGGAATTTACATAATCTTTATATCAAATAGAATCTACCATAGTTAAGAAAACACCACAAAAGAACAAAAGGTGATACCCACTTGGGGACTATTACTACCTCATACCAATCCAAGATTCCATCTTTTTTAAAGAATTTCTAGAACCCCATGTGGAGAAGGACCAAAGCTAAGAAGGAGTTCAGTTTTCCAACTTATGGTTCTCATTCTCAACCACTCAGAACCAGCCAAATGAAGCAAAATGGTTAGCTAAAAATAGAGTCTTTATTGCTTTACCCAAAAAAGCTTTAAATACTCAAGACTGGCAGCAGTTAAATTTAAAGACCAATCACGAGGAACCAAATGAAGTATATGTTGTATCTAAATATGAgcatttttattaaataaatataaataaaaaactcTCCAAAAAGTCGTGTCAGttaatatatagtatatatatattttattatccAGCTACATTATAATTTTCCCACTATCCTTGGGTGCATGTGGTTCCGCCACTGTACACTACATACGATATAATCTAGGAATTAAGTGATTGGTCGTATTTTCTA includes these proteins:
- the LOC107807432 gene encoding phytochrome C, with translation MSSKSTTSKTNCSRSSSARSRHGARVVAQTPIDAKLHMEFEESEQQFDYSNSVNLSNSTSNVPSSTVSAYLQKMQRGSLIQPFGCMITIDEQNFTVIAYSENAPEMLDLIPHAVPSIEMLEALTFGTDVRTLFRSSGASALEKAASFGELSLLNPILVHCRNSGKPFYAILHRIDVGLVIDLEAVNPDDVPVTAAGALKSYKLAAKAIAKLQSLPSGDISLLCDVLVREVSHLTGYDRVMVYKFHEDEHGEVIAECRKRELEPYLGLHYPATDIPQASRFLFMKNKVRMICDCLAPPIRVIQDPRLAQPLSLGGSALRAPHGCHAQYMANMGSIASMVMSVLISEEDDELDSDQQMGRKLWGLVVCHHTCPRFLPFPLRYACEFLVQVFSVQINKEVEVAAQLREKHILRTQTVLCDMLLRDAPLGIVNQSPNVMDLVRCDGAALYYRNKLWLLGVTPTESQIRDIAEWLNESHGSSTGLSTDSLMEAGYPCAAVLGDAVCGMAVVKITSKDFLFWFRSHTAKEIKWGGEKHDPGDKDDGRKMHPRSSFKAFLEVVKRRSVPWEDVEMDAIHSLQLILRGSLQDEVADCSKMIVNVPAADTSIERVDELRIVTNEMVRLIETASIPILAVDASGRINGWNSKISELTGLLIEKAIGVPLVNLVIEDGASTIEGVLSLALQGKEEKNVEIKLRTFGRQENVGPITLVANACCSRDIKQNIVGVCFIGQDVTGLKLIEDKYSHIEGDYVGIVRNPSPLIPPIFVMDEHGRCMEWNEAMHKLTGLKREEVIDQMLLGEVFTVNNFGCRVKDGDTLIKLRILFNRVIAGGEGEKLFLGLFDKQGKYIEALISANKRIDADGRVTGVLCFLHIPSPELQYALHVQKMSEQAAESSLNKLAYVRLELKNPLNGIKCIQNLMKSSDLSNDQSHLLKTSTMCQEQLAKIIDDTDIDSIEECYMEMNSSEFNLGEVVTVVINQVMILSQERKVQVTCDSPVELSHLYLIGDSLRLQQVLSDFLTTAILFTVPFEGSSVVLRVIPRKERIGTKMHVMHLEFRITHPAPDVPEELIQQMFYYSQSISREGLGLYISQKLVKIMNGTVQYLREAERSSFIILVEFPLTDQRNH